The Oncorhynchus kisutch isolate 150728-3 linkage group LG20, Okis_V2, whole genome shotgun sequence genome has a segment encoding these proteins:
- the LOC109887104 gene encoding zinc finger protein 2 homolog, with protein sequence MRSVNISPPVKEEEFCWKEKEALGLNIVVKEEEEVTVKKEVEGEAVTVKEEEKDVSVKEEEDSFRVKEEEDVTVKEEEGVVFVVKKEGEITVTLNVKEEEIGELINTRERRDYRGSSGESQHHHEAEGGEKNLSRSELLKKHHQRPTGNTSFCKSTSELKIHPRVHTGEKAHHCFDCGKSYSRSDALKVHLRIHTGEKPFGCDQCGKSFTQPNSLIVHQRTHTGEKPYGCDQCGKTFTVSNSLIVHQRIHTGEKPYSCRQCGKSFTQPNSLKVHQRTHTGKKSYGCDQCGKKFTVSNSLIVHQRIHTGENLYHCSDCGKSFSTSWSLKVHHRTHTGEKPYGCDQCGKKFTVSNSLIVHQRIHTGEKSYSCSQCGKSFTQPDSLIVHQRIHTGEKPYSCYQCGKKFTVSNSLTVHKRIHTGEKPFSCQCGKSCTTSSQLIVHQRTHTGEKPYSCDQCGKSFGTSGCLTTHQRTHTGEKPYSCSKCGKSFTHFSSLIVHQRTHTGEKPFSCDQCGKSFTTSGYLTIHQRTHTGGQTL encoded by the exons atgaggTCAGTAAACATCTCCCCTCCTGTTAAAGAAGAGGAGTTCTGCTGGaaggagaaagaagctctggggctgaacattgtcgtgaaagaggaggaggaagtcaCAGTTAAaaaagaagtagagggtgaggctgttacagtgaaagaagaagagaaagacgtttcagtgaaagaagaggaagactcgttcagagtgaaagaagaggaggatgttactgtgaaagaagaggagggtgTAGTTTTTGTAGTGAAGAAGGAAGgggagattactgtcacattGAACGTtaaagaggaggagataggagaactgattaacacca gagagagacgggactatcgtggatcctctggggagtcTCAACATCATCATGAAgctgaagggggagagaagaatctctccagatcagaactccTGAAGAAACACCATCAGAGACCCACAGGGAATACATCTTTCTGCAAATCTACATCAGAACTTAAAATACACCCGcgagtacacacaggagagaaagcTCACCACTGTTTTGATTGTGGGAAGAGTTACTCAAGATCAGATGCACTTAAAGTACACCTGAGaattcacactggagagaaaccttttggctgtgatcaatgtgggaagagttttactcaacCAAACAGCCTGATAGTACACCagcggacacacacaggagagaaaccttatggctgtgatcaatgtgggaagacaTTTACTGTGTCAAACTCCTTGATAgtgcaccagagaatacacacaggagagaaaccttatagctgtcgtcaatgtgggaagagttttactcaacCAAACAGCCTGAAAGTACACCAGCGGACACACACAGGAAAGAAATCTTatggctgtgatcaatgtgggaagaaatTTACTGTGTCAAACTCCTTGATCgtgcaccagagaatacacacaggagagaatctTTACCATTGTTCAGATTGTGGGAAAAGCTTTTCAACATCATGGTCATTGAAGGTGCACcatagaacacacacaggagagaaaccttatggctgtgatcaatgtgggaagaaatTTACTGTGTCGAACTCCTTGATCgtgcaccagagaatacacacaggagagaaatcttatagctgtagtcaatgtgggaagagttttactcaacCAGATAGCCTGATAGTACACCAGcggatacacacaggagagaaaccttatagctgttaTCAATGTGGGAAGAAATTTACTGTGTCGAACTCCTTGACAGTGcacaagagaatacacacaggagagaaaccttttagctgtcaatgtgggaagagttgtACCACATCTAGCCAACTaattgtacaccagagaacacacacaggagagaaaccctatagctgtgatcaatgtgggaaaagTTTTGGTACATCTGGCTGCCTAAcgacacaccagagaacacacacaggagagaaaccttatagctgtagtaaatgtgggaagagttttactcacttTAGCAGCCTGATAGTACACCagcggacacacacaggagagaaaccttttagctgtgatcaatgtgggaagagttttactacatctggatatctgactatacaccagagaacacacacaggtggaCAAACTTtgtag